The proteins below are encoded in one region of Salvelinus namaycush isolate Seneca chromosome 39, SaNama_1.0, whole genome shotgun sequence:
- the LOC120032453 gene encoding B-cell receptor CD22-like, giving the protein MVFSVRSTPRHPKLLSCLRSGQKCWSVTYNHQRICALKGSTVNISCSYTYPSYHEIKKAFWFTKWSDMDAEDLSSVAGYEGHIEYLGDKESDCTLRLPLITKSDAATYWFRFITDQTGGKYSGDPGITLSVTDVQVKVTPYSQISKWKTLTCSTTNCPLTGNPPYIWYKNGQIVTENTSPYSVLPNAVDSYYCAVKGHEDLSSPAVYKPKNTSVSVSPSGEIVEGSSVNLTCSSDANPPVQSYIWWYKKNGSDYQSMTGPQHVFNQIQSSDSGEYYCESQNEMGTDRSRTINMDVKYGPKNNSVSVSPSGEIVEGSSVTLTCSSDANPPVDKYIWYKKNGSSLTGSEKTYNFTTISSEDRGEYYCEAENKYGRLNSSSVSVDVQYGPKDTSVSVSPSGGIVEGSSVILTCSSDANPPVDKYTWYFQNETFLNGFGEIYNISNFQSKDNGHYHCEAWNRRGSRNSTALMIFLPEKQTSEIIVVVLVVILCLVCCMSLRKCTGGCDSTANTQSPS; this is encoded by the exons ATGGTATTCTCTGTACGCTCGACCCCACGGCACCCAAAGCTACTGAGTTGCCTGCGTTCTG GCCagaagtgttggagtgtgacttaCAACCATCAGAGGATCTGTgccttgaaggggtcaacagtgaacatatcctgctcttacacatatcccagtTATCATGAGATCAAAAAAGCTTTCTGGTTTACTAAATGGTCTGATATGGATGCTGAAGATCTAAGCTCAGTAGCAGGGTATGAGGGTCATATAGAGTACCTTGGGGATAAGGAGAGTGACTGTACCCTGAGA TTGCCACTCATTACCA agagtgaCGCAGCTACGTACTGGTTCAGATTTATAACAGATCAGACTGGAGGGAAATATTCTGGTGATCCTGGAATCACTCTGTCTGTCACAG ATGTGCAGGTGAAGGTGACTCCTTATTCACAGATTTCAAAATGgaagacactgacctgtagcaccaccAACTGTCCTCTGACGGGTAACCCcccctacatctggtacaagaacggacagATAGTAACTGAGAATACTTCCCCCTATTCAGTCCTCCCTAATGCTGTAGACAGCTACTActgtgctgtaaaaggccatgaggatctcagctctcctgcagtgt ATAAACCaaagaacacctcagtgtcagtcagtccctctggtgaaatagtggagggcagttcagtgaatctgacctgcagcagtgatgccaacccacctgtcCAGAGTTACATCTGGTGGTACAAGAAGAATGGAAGTGACTATCAGAGTATGACAGGACCACAGCATGTCTTCAATCAAATCCAGTCATCTGACAGTGGAGAGTACTACTGTGAGTCCCAGAATGAGATGGGGACAGACAGGTCTAGGACCATAAACATGGATGTGAAGT ATGGCCCAAAGAACaactcagtgtcagtcagtccctctggtgaaatagtggagggcagttcagtgactctgacctgcagcagtgatgccaacccacctgtggacaaatacatctggtacaagaagaATGGATCTTCACTGACAGGATCTGAAAAGACATACAATTTCACGACCATcagctctgaggacagaggagaatacTACTGTGAGGCTGAGAATAAATATGGACGTCTCAACTCTTCTTCTGTGTCTGTGGACGTTCAAT ATGGCCCAAAGgacacctcagtgtcagtcagtccctctggtggaatagtggagggcagttcagtaattctgacctgcagcagtgatgccaacccacctgtggacaaatacacctggtacTTTCAAAATGAGACTTTTCTAAATGGATTTGGAGAGATCTACAACATAAGTAACTTCCAGTCTAAGGACAATGGACATTACCACTGTGAGGCCTGGAATAGAAGAGGATCTAGGAACTCTACAGCTCTGATGATCTTTTTACCAG AGAAACAAACATCAGAAATCAtagtggttgttctggttgtcATCCTCTGTCTCGTTTGCTGCATGTCGCTCAG GAAATGCACAGGAGGATGTGATTCCACAGCAAACACACAG AGTCCATCCTAA